In the Populus trichocarpa isolate Nisqually-1 chromosome 1, P.trichocarpa_v4.1, whole genome shotgun sequence genome, one interval contains:
- the LOC18094623 gene encoding zinc finger protein ZAT9, giving the protein MERHKCRLCVRTFPNGRALGGHMKAHLAATRPQLGLDRNESSSSSYSSSAGEEEVQEEQEIIKIKEAVEEKSLAYGLRENPKKSCRLADPEFSFAVDTGSVVVQDRESETESRNPTRRRSKRIRKSCGFGESQKQDFDVKKVVDFKNPSWGESSSPAEPEPVSSVSDTSPEEDVARCLMMLSRDVWMRNDEEEVQEQGGKDGEKSVDMLEEAEEIKVNKIRGKFRCEKCMKLFRSSRALSGHKRICSLNATEARNIAAAGDANDRIFECPYCLRVFGSGQALGGHKRSHLIGSSTSTNAVAEVSTKLENNMIDLNLPAPVEDDEFSVVSDA; this is encoded by the coding sequence ATGGAGAGGCATAAATGCAGGCTCTGCGTTAGAACTTTTCCGAATGGCAGAGCTTTAGGTGGTCACATGAAGGCCCACTTGGCAGCAACTCGGCCGCAACTCGGCCTTGATCGTAATGAGTCGTCCTCTTCCTCGTATTCTTCTTCTGCTGGTGAAGAAGAAGTGCAAGAAGAGCAAGAAATCATCAAGATCAAAGAAGCAGTTGAAGAGAAGTCTCTGGCTTATGGATTGAGAGAGAATCCCAAGAAAAGTTGCAGGCTTGCAGATCCTGAGTTCTCTTTTGCTGTTGATACTGGGTCTGTTGTTGTGCAAGATAGGGAGAGTGAGACCGAGTCAAGAAACCCAACTCGAAGACGATCCAAGAGGATCCGTAAATCATGTGGTTTTGGAGAGAGTCAGAAGCAGGATTTTGATGTCAAGAAAGTAGTAGACTTCAAGAATCCGAGTTGGGGCGAGTCATCATCACCAGCTGAGCCGGAACCGGTGAGTTCTGTTTCTGATACCTCTCCTGAAGAAGATGTTGCTAGGTGCCTTATGATGTTGTCAAGAGACGTTTGGATGagaaatgatgaagaagaagttcAAGAACAAGGCGGGAAAGATGGAGAAAAGTCGGTCGATATGTTGGAAGAAGCAGAGGAGATCAAAGTCAACAAGATTCGCGGGAAGTTTAGATGTGAGAAATGCATGAAACTGTTTCGATCTTCAAGAGCATTGAGCGGTCATAAGAGGATTTGCTCGTTAAATGCAACTGAAGCAAGAAATATTGCCGCTGCAGGTGATGCTAATGACAGAATTTTTGAGTGCCCCTATTGTCTCAGAGTGTTTGGGTCTGGGCAAGCACTTGGTGGACACAAAAGATCGCATCTTATAGGTTCTTCAACTAGTACTAATGCTGTTGCTGAAGTATCAACTAAACTCGAGAACAATATGATAGATCTTAACTTGCCTGCTCCAGTGGAAGATGATGAATTCAGTGTGGTGTCTGATGCATAA
- the LOC18094622 gene encoding WAT1-related protein At5g47470, giving the protein MVWYRKKLILEDLVFIGGLVLVQFVYAGNSILLSYLMSLGLEPLTIVIFSTFATFLIISPLAVYFERSKLPKEFSLKLLIRLVLISFGGVTLFQSLFLKGIKLTSPAMATAMPNLAPGIIFIIAWTLRLERVKLSCIYSKVKIGGTLLCVVGALIMSLMSSTGTAKKFSSNPPTADMFDVHKIIGCLYLMAAVFVLSSNVVLQATTLVDFPAPMSLCAITSLIGVVITATVQLIQNHKVDFGWPVVRLGDLICYSVLGGAIGGVCVSFNGWAMKKRGPVLVSVFSPIATVISVVFSVIAFGDRINLGSLAGMFLMFSGLYFVLWAKSKEGFPSDDHLESEFDPQKPLLA; this is encoded by the exons ATGGTTTGGTACCGGAAGAAGCTAATTCTAGAGGATCTGGTGTTTATAGGAGGGTTGGTGTTGGTGCAATTTGTGTATGCAGGGAACTCAATTTTGTTGAGCTATCTCATGTCACTTGGCCTTGAACCTCTAACTATTGTTATCTTCTCTACTTTTGCCACCTTCCTTATAATCTCCCCCCTTGCCGTCTATTTTGAAAG GAGCAAATTGCCAAAGGAATTCAGTTTGAAGTTGCTGATTCGGctggttttaatttcttttggagG gGTTACTTTGTTTCAGTCCTTATTCCTTAAGGGGATAAAGCTAACTTCACCAGCAATGGCAACAGCCATGCCGAACCTTGCTCCAGggattattttcattattgctTGGACATTGAG GTTAGAGAGGGTTAAGCTAAGTTGCATATACAGCAAAGTCAAGATTGGAGGCACATTATTATGTGTTGTAGGTGCCCTCATAATGAGTCTAATGAGCAGCACTGGAACAGCTAAAAAGTTCTCAAGTAATCCTCCCACAGCAGATATGTTCGACGTTCATAAGATTATCGGTTGCTTGTATCTCATGGCAGCAGTTTTTGTTCTATCAAGCAATGTTGTATTGCAG GCTACTACTTTGGTTGATTTTCCTGCTCCCATGTCCCTGTGTGCCATAACATCATTGATCGGTGTGGTTATAACTGCAACTGTGCAGTTGATTCAAAACCACAAAGTAGACTTTGGCTGGCCCGTTGTGAGACTTGGGGACCTCATTTGCTATTCTGTACTG GGAGGTGCTATTGGTGGAGTATGTGTGAGCTTCAATGGATGGGCAATGAAGAAGAGGGGTCCAGTTCTTGTGTCCGTGTTTAGCCCCATTGCAACAGTTATCTCAgttgttttttctgttattgCCTTTGGCGACAGGATTAACCTAGGAAG CCTCGCGGGTATGTTCCTCATGTTCAGTGGTCTATACTTCGTGCTATGGGCTAAAAGCAAAGAAGGTTTCCCTTCTGATGATCACCTGGAAAGTGAGTTTGATCCACAGAAGCCTCTCTTGGCATAA
- the LOC18094620 gene encoding metalloendoproteinase 1-MMP: MFQFFSYYSFLIPFSFLCLCRPSFPARIFPESSSTVITVDTHNTTTTTWHGFTRFLDAGKGSQVSGMSELKEYFNRFGYLPIPDENNFTDIFDKQFESAVIAYQTNLGLPVTGKLDSDTISMMVSPRCGVSDTKTHGTTFQATKHFSYFYGKPRWGRQAPVILTYAFSQNNMIDYISLKDIKTVFKRAFSRWAQVIPVSFMEIEDYPSADIRIGFYYRDHGDGQPFDGVLGVLAHAFSPENGRFHLDASETWALDFETVKSRVAVDLESVATHEIGHILGLAHSSVKEAVMYPSLSPRSKKVDLKIDDVNGVQALYGSNPNFTFSSLLASENSFNKGSGLRNTRSSSKWNISFVVGVLLLFLCTR, from the coding sequence ATGTTTCAGTTTTTCAGTTATTACAGTTTCCTAATCCCCTTCTCCTTTCTCTGCCTCTGCCGCCCTTCCTTTCCCGCCAGAATATTTCCAGAATCTTCATCAACTGTCATAACCGTCGATACccacaacaccaccaccaccacgtGGCATGGTTTCACTCGCTTCCTTGATGCCGGGAAGGGAAGTCAAGTCAGTGGCATGTCGGAGCTGAAGGAATACTTCAACCGTTTCGGTTACCTCCCGATTCCCGACGAGAATAATTTCACGGATATCTTTGATAAGCAATTCGAATCGGCTGTTATTGCATATCAAACTAATCTAGGATTACCTGTAACAGGTAAACTGGATTCTGATACCATATCGATGATGGTGTCCCCTAGATGTGGTGTTAGTGACACAAAGACACATGGCACAACGTTTCAAGCCACaaaacatttttcatatttttatggtaAGCCTAGGTGGGGACGTCAGGCACCGGTGATACTAACCTATGCGTTTTCGCAGAATAATATGATTGATTACATAAGTTTAAAGGACATAAAGACAGTTTTCAAGCGTGCCTTTTCAAGGTGGGCACAGGTGATTCCAGTGAGTTTCATGGAAATTGAAGATTATCCATCAGCAGATATTCGAATCGGGTTTTATTACAGGGATCACGGCGACGGACAACCGTTCGATGGGGTTCTGGGAGTACTGGCTCATGCATTTTCACCGGAGAATGGAAGGTTTCATCTTGATGCAAGTGAAACGTGGGCACTTGATTTCGAGACAGTTAAGTCAAGGGTGGCTGTTGATTTGGAATCAGTTGCTACTCATGAGATTGGGCATATACTTGGATTGGCTCACTCTTCGGTTAAGGAAGCCGTGATGTATCCAAGTTTGAGTCCTAGGTCTAAGAAAGTGGACCTTAAGATTGATGATGTAAATGGTGTTCAAGCTCTTTATGGGTCAAATCCTAATTTCACGTTTAGCTCCTTGCTGGCGTCGGAGAATTCGTTCAACAAGGGAAGTGGTCTTAGAAATACTAGATCATCATCAAAGTGGAACATTTCTTTCGTGGTGGGTGTTTTGCTACTGTTCCTTTGTACACGGtga